One Hypanus sabinus isolate sHypSab1 chromosome 5 unlocalized genomic scaffold, sHypSab1.hap1 SUPER_5_unloc_3, whole genome shotgun sequence genomic window carries:
- the LOC132385444 gene encoding beta-1,3-galactosyltransferase 4-like encodes MRCLLGRRRLPWPLHHLLPLALALVLLLLITLLQLGPIEEWVQSPGGEEFGEMANPGVPLRPAAGTGWAPGSFQLPNLGACTGSRPVFLVTLVASSPGHRHQRQAIRDSWGSLAEAAGRRVRTLFALGLPATPREARLLEAEAQRHGDLVQGLFTDTYLNLTLKTLMVLDWVREHCPDARFVLKADDDVFVNVRALVTHLAALSPPESEPEGHPRSRSVAEPDLYLGRIHASVRVERDPDSPYYVPEAAYPAPTYPRYCSGTAYVLSRGAAAKVLAAAHRLPLVRVEDAFIGMCARAAGLSPTPSARMAGAQRLYPHRCCLRRAFSSHHVSPAELSALWLQVEEGGECGTLQGLAARLICNSVSLLDQLRYHWAGAR; translated from the coding sequence ATGCGGTGTCTGCTGGGCAGGCGCCGGCTCCCCTGGCCCCTGCATCACCTGCTGCCCCTGGCCCTGGCCCTCGTGCTGCTGCTCCTGATCACCCTGCTGCAACTGGGGCCCATCGAGGAGTGGGTGCAGAGCCCAGGCGGGGAGGAATTCGGAGAAATGGCCAACCCCGGGGTGCCTCTGCGGCCCGCGGCCGGTACCGGGTGGGCCCCCGGCTCCTTCCAACTGCCCAACCTCGGTGCCTGTACGGGCTCCCGCCCCGTCTTCCTGGTGACCCTGGTGGCGAGCAGCCCCGGGCATCGGCACCAGCGGCAAGCCATCCGGGACAGCTGGGGTTCCCTGGCCGAGGCAGCCGGCCGGCGGGTGCGCACCCTGTTCGCCCTGGGTCTGCCCGCAACGCCGCGGGAGGCGCGGCTCCTGGAGGCGGAGGCTCAGCGACACGGCGACCTGGTGCAGGGCCTCTTCACCGATACCTACCTGAACCTGACACTGAAGACGCTGATGGTGCTGGACTGGGTCCGGGAGCACTGCCCCGACGCCCGCTTCGTGCTCAAGGCGGACGACGACGTCTTTGTCAACGTGCGGGCGCTGGTGACCCACCTGGCGGCCCTGAGCCCGCCCGAGTCCGAGCCCGAAGGGCACCCGAGGTCCCGGAGCGTGGCCGAGCCCGACCTCTACCTGGGCCGCATCCACGCCAGCGTGCGGGTGGAGCGGGACCCCGACAGCCCCTACTACGTGCCTGAGGCCGCCTACCCGGCGCCCACCTATCCCCGCTACTGCAGCGGCACTGCCTACGTGCTGTCCCGCGGTGCCGCCGCCAAGGTGCTGGCCGCCGCCCACCGCCTGCCCCTCGTCCGGGTGGAGGACGCGTTTATCGGCATGTGCGCCCGGGCTGCCGGCCTCAGCCCCACGCCCTCAGCCCGCATGGCGGGCGCGCAGCGCCTGTACCCCCACCGCTGCTGCCTCCGCCGCGCCTTCTCCTCCCACCACGTCAGCCCGGCCGAGCTGTCAGCCCTCTGGCTGCAGGTGGAAGAGGGCGGCGAGTGCGGAACCCTGCAGGGACTGGCGGCCCGGCTCATCTGCAACTCGGTCAGCCTGCTGGATCAACTGCGGTACCACTGGGCTGGTGCCAGGTAG